The proteins below come from a single Asanoa ferruginea genomic window:
- a CDS encoding ABC transporter permease: protein MTLTLVHARYQLLETIRIPIALIGSAFFPAASMLFFVVPFAGDDPVAATFATASMVTFSVMVSSLFTYGVGVADDRSQPWDGYMRTLAAGAAPRFAGRILAGMAMTLVSLVPVVVIGALFTAATVTAAGFLLALGTVFVGALPFTLMGLAIGYALPLKAALVVCQVIFFPLAFGGGLMSSPDQAPGFIQTIAPYLPTRGAVELMWAAVGDYPLHPKSLILLAVWTVAAGAVAVWAYRRDEGRRFR, encoded by the coding sequence GTGACACTCACCCTGGTCCACGCCCGCTATCAACTCCTCGAAACGATCCGGATCCCGATCGCGCTGATCGGCTCCGCCTTCTTCCCGGCCGCGTCGATGCTCTTCTTCGTCGTCCCGTTCGCGGGCGACGACCCGGTGGCGGCCACCTTCGCCACCGCGTCGATGGTCACCTTCTCGGTGATGGTCAGCAGCCTGTTCACCTACGGCGTGGGCGTTGCCGACGACCGGTCCCAGCCATGGGACGGCTACATGCGCACCCTGGCGGCGGGCGCGGCACCCCGGTTCGCGGGCCGAATCCTGGCCGGCATGGCGATGACGCTGGTGTCGCTGGTGCCGGTCGTCGTGATCGGCGCCCTGTTCACCGCGGCCACGGTCACCGCGGCCGGCTTCCTCCTTGCCCTGGGCACGGTCTTCGTCGGCGCCCTGCCATTCACGTTGATGGGCCTGGCGATCGGGTACGCCCTCCCCCTCAAGGCCGCGCTCGTGGTCTGCCAGGTGATCTTCTTCCCGCTGGCCTTCGGCGGCGGCCTGATGTCGTCGCCGGACCAGGCACCGGGCTTCATCCAGACGATCGCCCCCTACCTACCCACCCGCGGCGCGGTCGAACTGATGTGGGCGGCCGTCGGCGACTACCCGCTGCACCCCAAGTCCCTGATTTTGCTGGCCGTCTGGACGGTCGCGGCTGGGGCGGTCGCGGTCTGGGCCTACCGCCGCGACGAAGGCCGCCGCTTCCGCTGA
- a CDS encoding ABC transporter ATP-binding protein: MILAEAIEVTRSYGDVVALDRVSLQVTRGELVGLLGPNGAGKSTLANLLTGVRRPDSGKVTLCGGDPRSPSIRQALGVTPQETGLPATLRVGEVVDFVGAHYPSPVPRGELLDQFGLADLARRQTGGLSGGQKRRLAIALAFVGRPRIVVLDEPTTGLDVQSRRALWDAIKAYHAGGGTVLLSSHYLEEIEALADRVVVLGHGRVLADDTVAAVRGLVGVRRVSFAHDGEPPSLPGVVAVEVRDGRTHLLTPDSDQLVRALVASSVDFRELEVAATSLEEAFLAITAATPLATAA; encoded by the coding sequence ATGATCCTCGCCGAGGCGATCGAGGTCACCCGCAGCTACGGCGACGTCGTCGCGCTCGACCGCGTGTCGCTCCAGGTGACGCGGGGCGAGTTGGTGGGTCTGCTGGGCCCCAATGGCGCCGGCAAGTCGACACTGGCAAACCTCTTGACGGGGGTACGCCGTCCCGACTCGGGCAAGGTCACCCTTTGCGGCGGCGACCCGCGCTCACCGTCCATCCGCCAGGCGCTCGGCGTGACGCCGCAGGAGACCGGTCTGCCGGCCACGCTGCGGGTCGGTGAGGTGGTCGACTTCGTCGGGGCGCACTACCCCTCCCCCGTGCCCCGCGGCGAGTTGCTCGACCAGTTCGGCCTCGCCGACCTGGCGAGGCGGCAGACCGGCGGCTTGTCGGGCGGCCAGAAGCGGCGGCTCGCGATCGCGCTGGCGTTCGTCGGCCGGCCCCGGATCGTGGTGCTCGACGAGCCGACGACGGGCCTCGACGTGCAGTCCCGGCGGGCGTTGTGGGACGCCATCAAGGCCTACCACGCGGGTGGTGGCACGGTGCTGCTCTCCAGCCACTATCTGGAGGAGATCGAGGCGCTGGCCGACCGGGTGGTGGTGCTCGGGCACGGCCGGGTGCTGGCGGATGACACGGTCGCCGCGGTACGCGGCCTGGTCGGCGTACGCCGGGTCAGCTTCGCCCACGACGGCGAGCCACCGTCGCTGCCCGGCGTGGTGGCGGTCGAGGTGCGCGACGGCCGCACCCACCTGCTCACCCCGGATTCGGACCAGCTCGTCCGAGCTCTGGTCGCGTCCTCCGTGGACTTCCGCGAGCTCGAGGTCGCCGCCACCTCGCTGGAGGAGGCCTTCCTCGCGATCACCGCGGCCACTCCCCTTGCCACCGCCGCCTGA
- a CDS encoding winged helix-turn-helix domain-containing protein, with translation MTDTPLDPVIHAQARLRVVAALSTLGSGDQIAFPRLQDILGMTAGNLSVHLRKLEDAGYVEITKTHRGRTPVTLVALTHRGRMAFEEYTAAVRALLQPPDIKEKT, from the coding sequence GTGACCGATACGCCGCTGGATCCCGTGATTCACGCGCAGGCCCGGCTCCGGGTCGTCGCCGCACTGTCCACATTGGGCTCCGGTGACCAGATCGCGTTCCCCCGCCTCCAGGACATCCTCGGCATGACCGCCGGCAACCTCTCGGTGCACCTGCGCAAGCTGGAAGACGCCGGCTACGTCGAGATCACCAAGACCCACCGCGGCCGCACCCCGGTCACCCTGGTCGCGCTGACGCACCGGGGTCGGATGGCCTTCGAGGAATACACCGCCGCCGTACGCGCCTTGCTGCAACCCCCCGACATCAAGGAGAAGACATGA
- a CDS encoding transporter, which yields MSESFVDNDQPPGDPAEALKLIEEQRAAVMRRIYVDDRWWYWPWGFAWLIGFGLLFLRFGPDDRVFVRMPEWLPVAVLVALLAVASVISAMTGTRASGAVTGESSRRGAYYGWSWFIAFAAVTVIMVRISDALPDNLVTLVWAATTVGLTGALHMAGGAIWLSRPLFILGVWISVVNVTGVLAGPGWQSLIMCVAAGGGMIVFGAITSRWRRGRRGSA from the coding sequence GTGAGTGAGAGCTTTGTTGACAACGATCAGCCGCCCGGCGATCCGGCCGAGGCGCTCAAGCTGATCGAGGAGCAACGCGCGGCGGTCATGCGCCGCATCTATGTCGACGACCGCTGGTGGTATTGGCCCTGGGGCTTCGCCTGGTTGATCGGCTTCGGGTTGCTGTTCCTGCGATTCGGCCCCGACGACCGGGTCTTCGTGCGGATGCCCGAGTGGTTGCCGGTCGCGGTGCTGGTCGCCCTGCTGGCAGTCGCCAGCGTGATCTCCGCGATGACCGGCACGCGGGCCAGCGGCGCGGTGACCGGCGAGTCGTCGCGACGCGGCGCCTACTACGGCTGGTCCTGGTTCATCGCGTTCGCCGCGGTCACGGTGATCATGGTGCGGATCAGCGACGCGCTTCCCGACAACCTGGTCACCCTCGTTTGGGCCGCGACCACCGTCGGCCTAACCGGCGCGCTGCACATGGCCGGCGGCGCGATCTGGCTCAGCCGCCCGCTGTTCATCCTCGGCGTCTGGATCTCCGTGGTCAACGTCACGGGCGTGCTCGCCGGGCCGGGCTGGCAGTCGCTCATCATGTGCGTCGCGGCCGGCGGCGGCATGATCGTCTTCGGCGCGATCACCAGCCGGTGGAGGCGTGGGCGTCGGGGGTCGGCGTGA
- a CDS encoding YciI family protein — protein MRFDAHTVVLLVRAPDAPDLPEDAAAAVQNAHLAYQAGLADRGLLVVAGPFTDQTDERLRGICVLATDLETARALYAKDPAVLAGRLVVEAMTWLVPAGGAAFTPVRLPRSMDEV, from the coding sequence ATGCGCTTCGATGCCCACACCGTGGTGTTGCTGGTCCGCGCCCCGGACGCGCCCGATCTGCCCGAAGACGCGGCGGCCGCGGTCCAAAACGCCCACCTCGCCTACCAGGCCGGCCTCGCCGACCGGGGCCTGCTGGTCGTCGCCGGCCCGTTCACCGACCAGACCGACGAGCGGCTGCGCGGCATCTGCGTGCTGGCCACCGACCTGGAAACCGCCCGCGCCCTCTACGCGAAGGACCCGGCGGTGCTGGCCGGCCGGCTGGTCGTCGAGGCGATGACCTGGCTGGTCCCGGCCGGCGGCGCGGCGTTCACCCCGGTCCGGCTGCCAAGGTCGATGGACGAGGTCTGA
- a CDS encoding DUF4331 family protein yields the protein MSHHLDTPLARQSGQLFIDDLYVFGGDGCTDFVMDVNSNITEPNVTPGFSSDARYEFRIHFDGADFEELTYRVAFDPMADGQQAFQVYELTGADARGDDGSGRQVATGRTGEVTEAGNVRVWAGRINDPFYIDLDELGVINAAVRDGTKVDLSKWRSGKPNNTFAGSQVYSIVLEVSHDHPRLRPGAKLGVWCATKLATDAGGWRQINRFGLPMMWPIFWPADTDFSNPANDRHPSEDRNADGKYIAEKIAAVVAANGTSADPEGYGYLVSHRIFPEVMPYTVGTPASFGFSGVNGRTLADNAPEAMFSMVLDSATSSGLDPSVAADMRRDEFPWVVPAS from the coding sequence ATGTCCCACCATCTCGACACCCCGCTGGCGCGGCAGAGCGGCCAGCTTTTCATCGACGACCTCTACGTCTTCGGCGGCGACGGCTGCACCGACTTCGTGATGGACGTCAACTCCAACATCACGGAGCCCAACGTCACCCCGGGCTTCAGCTCCGATGCGCGCTACGAGTTCCGGATCCACTTCGACGGCGCGGATTTCGAGGAGCTCACCTACCGCGTGGCGTTCGACCCGATGGCAGACGGACAACAGGCATTTCAGGTGTACGAGCTGACCGGCGCCGACGCCCGCGGTGACGACGGCAGCGGCCGGCAGGTGGCCACGGGCCGCACCGGCGAGGTCACCGAGGCCGGCAACGTCCGCGTCTGGGCCGGCAGGATCAACGACCCGTTCTACATCGACCTCGACGAACTGGGCGTGATCAACGCGGCGGTCCGCGACGGCACCAAGGTCGACCTGTCGAAGTGGCGCTCCGGCAAGCCGAACAACACCTTCGCCGGCAGCCAGGTCTACTCGATCGTGCTCGAGGTCTCGCACGACCACCCGCGGCTGCGGCCCGGTGCCAAGCTCGGCGTCTGGTGCGCGACCAAGCTGGCCACCGACGCCGGCGGCTGGCGCCAGATCAACAGGTTCGGCCTGCCGATGATGTGGCCGATCTTCTGGCCCGCCGACACCGACTTCTCCAACCCGGCCAACGACCGGCACCCGTCGGAGGACCGCAACGCCGACGGTAAGTACATCGCCGAGAAGATCGCCGCCGTGGTCGCGGCCAACGGCACCTCGGCCGATCCGGAGGGCTACGGCTATCTGGTCTCGCACCGGATCTTCCCGGAGGTCATGCCCTACACGGTGGGCACGCCGGCCAGCTTCGGCTTCTCCGGAGTCAACGGCCGCACGCTGGCCGACAACGCACCTGAGGCGATGTTCTCGATGGTGCTCGACTCGGCGACGAGCTCCGGCCTGGACCCGTCCGTGGCCGCCGACATGCGCCGCGACGAGTTCCCATGGGTGGTGCCGGCGAGCTGA
- a CDS encoding DUF427 domain-containing protein, protein MSTRMRDAMGQHFKELRHEPTEKRVRATLGGQTIVDTTSPVLVWEPRRIVPTYAVPAADLRASLVSAGAVEAGGPGFLHPGIPFSTHSTAGEAFDVSAGGQTREKAAFRPTDADLRDHVVLDFDAMDQWFEEDEEIHAHPRDPYHRVDARASSRHVRIEDGGRLLAETTRPVLVFETNLPVRFYLPREDVVAELTASDQVSYCPYKGQASYWSTGDRANVVWSYLDPLPDAAGIGGLVAFYDDLFDVTVDGKLRDRPGGAVVRSLREEFGVS, encoded by the coding sequence ATGAGTACCCGGATGCGCGACGCGATGGGGCAGCACTTCAAAGAGCTGCGGCACGAACCTACGGAGAAGCGGGTCCGCGCGACGCTCGGCGGCCAGACCATCGTCGACACCACGAGCCCGGTCCTGGTGTGGGAGCCACGGCGGATCGTCCCGACCTACGCGGTGCCCGCGGCCGATCTGCGCGCTTCACTGGTGTCGGCCGGTGCGGTCGAGGCGGGCGGCCCGGGGTTCCTGCACCCGGGGATCCCGTTCAGCACGCACTCCACGGCCGGCGAGGCGTTCGACGTGTCGGCCGGCGGCCAGACGCGCGAGAAGGCCGCGTTCCGGCCGACCGACGCCGACCTGCGCGACCACGTCGTGCTCGACTTCGACGCCATGGACCAGTGGTTCGAGGAAGACGAGGAGATCCACGCGCACCCGCGCGACCCCTACCACCGGGTCGACGCGCGGGCCAGCTCGCGGCACGTGCGGATCGAAGACGGCGGCCGGCTGCTCGCCGAGACCACCCGGCCGGTGCTGGTCTTCGAGACCAACCTGCCGGTGCGGTTCTACCTGCCGCGCGAAGACGTCGTGGCCGAGCTGACGGCGAGCGACCAGGTGTCCTACTGCCCCTACAAGGGCCAGGCGTCCTACTGGTCGACCGGCGACCGCGCCAACGTCGTGTGGTCCTATCTGGACCCGCTGCCCGACGCCGCGGGGATCGGCGGCCTGGTCGCGTTCTACGACGACCTCTTCGACGTCACGGTCGACGGCAAGCTGCGCGACCGCCCGGGCGGCGCGGTCGTCCGCTCGCTGCGCGAGGAGTTCGGCGTCTCCTAG
- a CDS encoding flavodoxin family protein, which translates to MDERSFLFLIGSTRRGGNTEALAVEAARQLPAAVPQRWLRLDELPLPDFIDVRHSGDGVYPAPTGNGRVLLDATLAATDLVLATPLHWYTMSTSTKRYLDHWSGWLRVPGVDFRDRMRGRALWGVSAVSNLDLSLADPLAGTLRLTADYLGMRFGGHLLGYANKPGEMRADADGLARAKTFFN; encoded by the coding sequence GTGGACGAGCGGTCGTTTCTGTTTCTGATCGGCAGCACCCGGCGGGGTGGCAACACCGAGGCGCTGGCCGTCGAGGCGGCCCGGCAACTGCCGGCCGCGGTGCCGCAGCGGTGGCTGCGGCTCGACGAACTGCCGTTGCCCGACTTCATCGACGTGCGGCACAGCGGCGACGGGGTCTACCCGGCGCCGACCGGCAACGGCCGGGTGCTGCTCGACGCGACGCTGGCCGCCACCGATCTCGTCCTGGCCACGCCGCTGCACTGGTACACGATGTCGACCAGCACCAAGCGCTATCTCGACCACTGGTCGGGCTGGCTGCGGGTGCCCGGGGTCGACTTCCGCGACCGGATGCGCGGGCGCGCGCTGTGGGGTGTCAGCGCGGTCAGCAACCTCGACCTCAGCCTCGCCGATCCGCTCGCCGGCACGTTGCGGCTCACCGCCGACTACCTGGGCATGCGGTTCGGCGGCCACCTGCTCGGCTACGCCAACAAGCCCGGCGAGATGCGCGCCGACGCCGACGGGCTGGCGCGGGCCAAGACGTTCTTCAACTGA
- a CDS encoding GNAT family N-acetyltransferase, whose product MPVRPDDLDPAHSLLCGDDGTVLARLILRHDAAEAVRPAAGVPVGKVADQVRRDLAGLTLETSDDGLVAALGLPLSRAATELRHDLAELPAPVALPDGWSLAEGGWDDDLASALAAAYAPGHPDGGWTENDTGQVRAMFDKGDPVPPLSPASARLVGPDGRSAGHVLCAGPVPWTDYRCAWVLNLGVGPQAQGRGFGWALLVHALRGSHAAGLPALALAVTDGNPARRLYDRAGFQPVARVLTVPLPTG is encoded by the coding sequence GTGCCTGTGCGTCCTGACGACCTCGACCCGGCCCACTCGCTGCTGTGCGGCGACGACGGCACCGTGCTCGCCCGCCTGATCCTGCGTCACGACGCGGCCGAGGCGGTCCGCCCGGCCGCCGGGGTGCCCGTCGGAAAAGTGGCCGACCAGGTGCGGCGCGACCTGGCGGGGCTGACTCTGGAGACATCCGACGACGGCCTGGTGGCCGCGCTCGGGCTGCCGCTGAGCCGGGCCGCGACCGAGTTGCGGCACGACCTGGCCGAGCTGCCGGCGCCGGTCGCGCTGCCCGACGGTTGGTCGCTGGCCGAGGGCGGCTGGGACGACGACCTGGCCTCGGCCCTGGCCGCGGCGTACGCGCCGGGCCACCCGGACGGCGGCTGGACCGAGAACGACACCGGCCAGGTACGCGCGATGTTCGACAAGGGCGACCCCGTGCCGCCGCTGTCACCGGCATCGGCCCGCCTGGTCGGGCCCGACGGCCGCAGCGCCGGCCACGTGCTGTGTGCCGGCCCGGTGCCCTGGACCGACTACCGCTGCGCGTGGGTGCTCAACCTCGGCGTCGGCCCGCAGGCGCAGGGCCGTGGCTTCGGCTGGGCGTTGCTGGTGCACGCCCTGCGCGGCAGCCACGCGGCCGGCCTCCCGGCGCTCGCGCTCGCGGTGACCGACGGCAACCCGGCCCGCCGGCTCTATGACCGGGCCGGCTTCCAGCCGGTCGCCAGGGTGCTGACGGTGCCGCTGCCCACCGGATAA
- a CDS encoding helix-turn-helix transcriptional regulator, with product MDRGVVGRDAILAEARETLTAGTSVLLEGDAGIGKTAVWRALVDDARQRDWLVLTCAPTETEAALPFAALADLIRPLRDLVPALPPPQRAAADAVLLADYPEEDVDERAIGAATRSLLERAAADTPAPMLVAMDDAPWLDQPSERAIRFALRRLAPRPLALVACRTGRAAPTTAALDLDEAHRVALAPLGAGPLHQIIRERLGRTLSRSMLDRIARDAGGNPLVAIELARAVLRLPQPPGPGDDLPVATSMRDLVAGATRALPAPSREAVRLAALLTVPTVGDLVAAGVAAGDLDPAEEAGLLTVLGANIAFTHPVYASAVRAGVPAATRRRLRRMLAAAVADPDERARQLAQCTEAPDAPVAAELAAAAQRQRARGAPAVAADLYERAAELAPPGPDADRWRLAAVRCRFDCGDYAAAGTAADAAAAQLTGDARAEALLLRAMVAWAADDLRGALDSADASLALVDPGGELAGRIHAHLSMFQDTPERGRAHALAAISLLSEDGADRALLCAALLNLFFHEVRAGIARTDLLDRALRLEDGRPSWLSGTVPAIWWKGVDDHDRARARLHELLAYAAGLGDEPWQHEVLTHLGESELLAGRFTAAGGHIAAARELGEMLGTGLTGETWLAGTLDAYRGELDAAEEVATAGLAKGRASGDPWCVRIHLQLAGFTHLSRGRPADAAAAYGELATLLGTLGVVEPVTQRFEPDWIEACVGAGDLDTAREVLARLTARHERLPRPWTTLGLARSRVLLDTATGTDPLPALAALELARAQVPADVLPVDRARCLLVAGMAHRRGRRKREARTALETAAAEFTALGAAAFAERTRAELARTVGRTISATELTPTESRVARLAAEGQTNRAIADALFISPKTVEANLARAYRKLGITNRAQLAVAMTRMPAR from the coding sequence GTGGATCGGGGCGTGGTGGGGCGGGATGCGATCCTCGCCGAGGCGCGCGAGACGCTGACCGCCGGCACGTCGGTGTTGCTCGAGGGCGATGCCGGGATCGGCAAGACGGCGGTCTGGCGGGCCCTCGTCGACGACGCCCGGCAGCGCGACTGGTTGGTGCTGACCTGCGCGCCCACCGAGACCGAAGCCGCGCTGCCGTTCGCCGCCCTCGCCGACCTGATCCGTCCGCTGCGCGACCTGGTGCCCGCCTTGCCCCCACCGCAACGGGCGGCGGCCGATGCCGTGTTGCTCGCCGACTATCCCGAGGAAGACGTCGACGAACGCGCGATCGGCGCGGCCACCCGGTCGCTGCTCGAACGCGCCGCGGCGGACACGCCGGCACCGATGCTCGTCGCGATGGACGACGCGCCCTGGCTCGACCAGCCCAGCGAGCGGGCGATCCGGTTCGCGCTGCGCCGCCTCGCACCGCGGCCGTTGGCGCTGGTCGCGTGCCGCACCGGCCGGGCCGCACCCACCACCGCCGCGCTCGACCTCGACGAGGCGCACCGGGTCGCGCTGGCACCACTCGGCGCGGGGCCGCTGCACCAGATCATCCGCGAGCGCCTGGGCCGCACGCTGAGCCGTTCGATGCTCGACCGGATCGCCCGCGATGCCGGCGGCAACCCGCTGGTGGCCATCGAGCTGGCCCGGGCGGTACTGAGGCTGCCGCAGCCGCCGGGTCCGGGTGACGACCTGCCGGTAGCGACCTCGATGCGCGACCTGGTGGCCGGCGCCACCCGGGCCCTGCCGGCGCCCAGCCGCGAGGCGGTGCGGCTCGCCGCGCTGCTCACCGTGCCCACCGTCGGCGACCTGGTGGCAGCCGGCGTCGCGGCCGGCGACCTCGACCCGGCCGAGGAGGCGGGGCTGCTCACGGTGCTCGGCGCCAACATCGCCTTCACCCACCCGGTGTACGCGAGTGCGGTGCGCGCCGGCGTTCCCGCGGCCACCCGGCGCCGGCTGCGCCGCATGCTGGCCGCCGCGGTGGCCGACCCCGACGAGCGCGCCCGGCAGCTCGCCCAATGCACCGAGGCACCAGACGCGCCGGTCGCCGCGGAGCTGGCCGCGGCCGCACAGCGGCAGCGGGCGCGGGGTGCCCCGGCCGTCGCCGCCGACCTCTACGAACGCGCGGCCGAGCTGGCACCGCCCGGCCCCGACGCCGACCGGTGGCGGCTGGCCGCCGTCCGCTGCCGGTTCGACTGCGGCGACTACGCGGCCGCAGGCACCGCCGCCGACGCCGCAGCCGCCCAGCTCACCGGCGACGCCCGTGCGGAGGCGTTGCTGCTGCGCGCGATGGTCGCGTGGGCCGCCGACGACCTGCGCGGCGCGCTCGACTCCGCCGACGCGAGCCTCGCCCTGGTCGACCCCGGCGGCGAGCTGGCCGGCCGGATCCACGCGCACCTCAGCATGTTTCAGGACACGCCGGAACGCGGCCGGGCGCACGCCCTCGCGGCGATCTCGTTGTTGTCGGAAGACGGTGCCGACCGGGCGCTGCTCTGCGCCGCGCTGCTCAACCTGTTCTTCCACGAGGTACGCGCCGGCATCGCCCGCACCGACCTGCTCGACCGGGCACTGCGACTGGAAGACGGCCGCCCGTCGTGGCTGTCGGGCACCGTACCCGCCATCTGGTGGAAGGGTGTCGACGACCACGACCGGGCCCGCGCCCGGCTGCACGAGCTGCTCGCCTACGCGGCCGGCCTCGGTGACGAGCCCTGGCAGCACGAGGTGCTCACCCACCTGGGCGAGAGCGAGCTGCTGGCCGGCCGGTTCACCGCCGCCGGCGGGCACATCGCCGCCGCCCGCGAGCTGGGCGAGATGCTCGGCACCGGGCTGACCGGCGAGACCTGGCTGGCCGGCACCCTCGACGCCTACCGGGGCGAACTCGACGCCGCCGAAGAGGTAGCCACGGCCGGGTTGGCCAAGGGACGAGCGAGCGGCGACCCCTGGTGTGTACGGATCCACCTCCAGCTCGCCGGCTTCACGCACCTGTCCCGCGGCCGGCCGGCCGACGCGGCCGCCGCCTACGGGGAGCTGGCGACCCTGCTCGGCACGCTCGGCGTCGTCGAGCCGGTGACCCAGCGGTTCGAGCCCGACTGGATCGAGGCCTGCGTCGGCGCCGGCGACCTCGACACCGCCCGCGAGGTGCTGGCCCGGCTCACCGCCCGGCACGAGCGGCTGCCCCGACCGTGGACCACGCTGGGGTTGGCCCGCAGCCGGGTGCTGCTGGACACCGCGACCGGGACCGACCCGCTGCCGGCCCTGGCCGCGCTCGAGCTGGCCCGGGCCCAGGTGCCGGCCGATGTGCTGCCGGTCGACCGGGCCCGCTGCCTCCTCGTCGCCGGGATGGCCCACCGCCGGGGCCGGCGCAAGCGGGAGGCCCGCACGGCGCTGGAGACGGCCGCGGCCGAGTTCACCGCGCTGGGCGCCGCCGCGTTCGCGGAACGGACGCGGGCCGAGTTGGCCCGCACGGTCGGCCGGACCATCTCGGCGACCGAGCTGACCCCGACCGAGTCGCGGGTGGCCCGGCTCGCGGCGGAAGGACAGACCAACCGGGCGATCGCTGACGCGCTGTTCATCAGCCCGAAGACGGTGGAGGCCAACCTGGCCCGCGCCTACCGCAAGCTCGGCATCACCAACCGCGCGCAACTCGCCGTCGCGATGACCCGGATGCCGGCCCGGTAA